A genomic stretch from Telmatocola sphagniphila includes:
- a CDS encoding anti-sigma factor family protein → MRCEQFRLWSDLGGYRGQELDHTQLSQLEDHRTSCAQCQRYFEEQNRFEKRVHTLLHDVQVPEQAREKLKIKLRVGVRKHIRVRVTQILAVAASLMLAVGVGYKWRDNRAKSDIETVVEQFDPARGYQAWLDSLEYDFNPEVSFNSTLFVSQGSFDIRPQVSIPSMVLLNKRLSVTAHVLIVPDSVANLQELMKLSPSTPLLHSRILRDKSRADLRYLVLYTGPSLEAFLEHPEDI, encoded by the coding sequence ATGAGATGCGAACAATTCCGACTCTGGTCTGATCTCGGCGGCTATCGCGGTCAGGAACTGGATCATACCCAGCTCAGCCAACTGGAAGACCACCGAACGTCCTGCGCGCAGTGCCAGCGTTACTTCGAAGAACAGAATCGATTCGAAAAACGCGTGCACACACTCCTGCACGACGTTCAAGTTCCCGAACAGGCACGCGAGAAACTCAAAATTAAGCTGCGCGTTGGCGTCCGAAAGCACATTCGGGTACGCGTAACTCAAATCCTGGCCGTCGCGGCCAGCTTGATGCTCGCTGTGGGTGTCGGTTATAAGTGGCGCGATAATCGGGCCAAGAGCGATATCGAAACCGTTGTGGAACAGTTCGATCCCGCTCGAGGCTATCAAGCCTGGTTGGATAGCCTGGAATACGACTTCAACCCGGAAGTCTCCTTCAATTCCACGCTCTTTGTCTCGCAAGGCTCTTTTGATATTCGACCGCAAGTCTCGATTCCTTCGATGGTCTTGCTCAACAAGCGACTCAGCGTGACAGCGCACGTTTTGATCGTTCCCGATTCAGTGGCCAACCTGCAGGAGTTAATGAAACTATCGCCCAGTACTCCCCTGCTCCACTCCCGAATTCTTCGGGACAAGAGCCGCGCGGACTTACGTTACTTAGTCCTCTATACCGGCCCCTCTCTCGAAGCCTTCCTCGAACATCCCGAAGATATCTGA
- a CDS encoding MlaE family ABC transporter permease codes for MLSFFELIGGLAHFAGQAFPAALGAIRHPSVVLRQLYNVLIGALPLGLVAGVTLGAVVWMHTHSILQRTGAADYLPTVLAAAVLLELAPIGAGLIVAARTGANLAAELGSMKIGEQIDALEMLGESPIRKLVGPRILACMLALPLLEILIGAVALLSGFVAENVIGNTSWLKYQSACLKELFAYDVIPACLKTIVFGFLIGVSGCYFGLKTSGGTEGVGRSATSGVVAACLFVLASDILLVGIIRILFG; via the coding sequence ATGCTCTCTTTCTTCGAACTGATCGGCGGATTGGCTCACTTTGCCGGGCAGGCTTTCCCTGCAGCTTTAGGAGCAATCCGCCATCCCTCCGTAGTGCTCCGGCAGTTGTACAACGTCCTGATCGGAGCTCTCCCCCTCGGGCTGGTTGCCGGTGTTACTCTGGGGGCCGTGGTCTGGATGCACACGCATTCGATCTTGCAGCGTACGGGAGCAGCCGATTATCTCCCCACCGTGCTTGCGGCGGCAGTCCTCCTGGAACTCGCCCCGATTGGGGCTGGGCTGATCGTGGCGGCTCGCACCGGGGCCAACCTCGCCGCGGAACTGGGATCCATGAAAATCGGCGAGCAGATCGACGCTTTGGAGATGCTAGGCGAATCACCGATCCGAAAATTGGTCGGCCCACGCATTCTCGCCTGTATGCTGGCACTGCCCTTACTGGAAATTCTCATCGGGGCCGTCGCTTTGTTGAGCGGTTTCGTCGCTGAAAATGTGATCGGAAATACCAGTTGGCTGAAATATCAATCGGCTTGTTTAAAGGAACTTTTTGCTTACGACGTCATCCCGGCGTGCCTGAAAACGATCGTTTTTGGATTTCTCATCGGGGTTTCAGGATGCTATTTCGGCCTGAAAACCTCGGGGGGAACCGAAGGTGTCGGCCGATCCGCCACATCCGGGGTGGTTGCCGCTTGCTTATTCGTACTCGCTTCGGATATTCTCTTGGTGGGAATTATCCGGATACTTTTCGGTTAG
- the selD gene encoding selenide, water dikinase SelD, with protein MTESKAPRLTDYASCAGCAAKIAPGNISRVLSFIPQPPNANVLVGTETHDDAGIYQLTDEIALVQTLDFFPPIVDDPFIYGQIAAANALSDVYAMGGEPKTVLNLVGYPDNTLGQFDWLGQILQGGAERCREAGAFIIGGHTVRDAEIKFGLSVTGVVHPQRYLTNAGAKPGDLLILTKPLGTGFVTTAAKKDSCPAAVLKAACDSMTQLNKVGKEAALAVGGVHSMTDITGFGLAGHGFEMADGSQVTLAFDVRKLPIITGILENKLTQFKTRASKTNFEYVESQIAFEGEKDPILSEFLWDAQTSGGLLISVAPEKADLLRTRLREMGATFSAIIGEVKPKQEKALIFRF; from the coding sequence ATGACAGAATCAAAAGCCCCCCGCTTGACCGATTATGCTTCCTGCGCCGGGTGCGCGGCCAAGATTGCGCCCGGGAATATCTCTCGAGTCCTCTCCTTCATACCTCAACCGCCGAACGCGAATGTTTTGGTCGGCACGGAAACCCACGACGATGCGGGAATCTACCAACTGACCGATGAAATCGCCCTCGTTCAAACGCTCGATTTTTTTCCGCCGATTGTGGACGATCCCTTTATTTACGGCCAGATTGCGGCCGCGAACGCCTTGAGCGATGTTTACGCCATGGGTGGGGAACCTAAAACCGTTCTCAATCTTGTCGGCTACCCGGATAATACACTCGGACAATTCGACTGGCTGGGACAAATTCTTCAGGGCGGCGCTGAACGCTGCCGGGAAGCAGGTGCCTTTATCATCGGCGGTCATACAGTCCGGGATGCAGAAATCAAATTCGGGCTTTCAGTGACTGGGGTTGTACACCCCCAAAGATATCTCACCAACGCCGGCGCAAAACCGGGAGACCTATTGATACTGACCAAACCCCTCGGAACGGGCTTCGTCACCACCGCGGCCAAAAAGGATAGCTGCCCCGCCGCAGTCTTGAAGGCCGCCTGCGATAGCATGACGCAGTTGAACAAGGTGGGGAAAGAAGCCGCCTTGGCAGTAGGCGGGGTGCATTCTATGACCGACATCACCGGGTTCGGATTAGCCGGTCATGGATTCGAGATGGCGGATGGCTCCCAGGTCACGCTCGCTTTTGACGTTCGTAAGCTGCCCATCATTACGGGCATACTCGAAAACAAGTTGACGCAGTTTAAGACTCGAGCAAGTAAAACCAATTTCGAGTATGTGGAATCGCAAATTGCCTTCGAAGGCGAAAAAGATCCGATTCTGAGTGAATTCCTCTGGGATGCCCAGACGTCCGGTGGATTGTTGATTAGTGTTGCGCCGGAGAAGGCCGATCTGCTGCGGACTCGACTGCGGGAAATGGGGGCAACGTTTAGTGCGATCATCGGTGAAGTGAAGCCGAAGCAGGAGAAGGCTTTAATCTTCCGCTTCTGA
- a CDS encoding zinc ribbon domain-containing protein, translating into MIRFSCPHCDKVFRVDDSRAGLSTKCPGCQNKITVPHPEVSLEEDFDEVEVLDDEETPAVSRKKKSGKRRRSESAELEARRGLRMLIIFSCILLGSQMFNMVRTWKNMSSSELEKKPAAATNPVPNDMRREVTAMFAQKEDNMDVSKLLENPNLSPKEKRMITEASEMSKRNREMLREQDAQFQRQFFNNTKNVPKNPKQEELATAMNISYIAFTFTASLITCIFFKMNWARYLLAGLLLLSVVLTLLLAIFILANNFDALQAEGTGILLLRILITLIGITLPTAIGIVLLKSQRISAYMDKRR; encoded by the coding sequence GTGATTCGCTTTTCTTGCCCACACTGCGACAAGGTATTTCGGGTGGACGATTCCAGAGCCGGGCTTTCGACTAAATGCCCAGGGTGTCAAAACAAAATCACCGTGCCACACCCTGAAGTCAGTTTGGAAGAAGACTTTGACGAAGTTGAAGTCTTGGACGACGAGGAAACTCCGGCCGTTTCCAGAAAAAAGAAGTCCGGGAAGCGCCGACGTTCGGAATCTGCCGAACTCGAAGCCCGTCGCGGATTGCGGATGCTGATCATTTTCAGTTGCATCCTGTTGGGTTCTCAAATGTTCAACATGGTTCGGACCTGGAAAAATATGTCCTCATCCGAGCTAGAAAAAAAGCCAGCGGCAGCTACGAACCCAGTGCCAAATGATATGCGGCGGGAAGTCACAGCGATGTTCGCCCAAAAAGAAGACAATATGGACGTGAGTAAACTTCTAGAAAATCCTAATCTCTCTCCAAAAGAGAAGAGAATGATTACGGAAGCGTCCGAAATGAGCAAGCGTAATCGAGAGATGCTTCGCGAACAAGATGCTCAATTTCAACGACAGTTTTTTAACAATACTAAAAATGTCCCTAAAAATCCCAAACAAGAAGAACTCGCCACAGCGATGAATATCAGCTACATCGCTTTCACGTTCACTGCCAGCCTTATAACTTGCATATTTTTCAAGATGAACTGGGCCAGATACCTCTTGGCGGGTTTGTTGTTGCTCTCAGTGGTTTTGACGCTTCTTTTGGCAATCTTCATCCTGGCGAATAACTTCGACGCGCTTCAGGCTGAGGGGACTGGAATACTCCTTTTAAGGATACTTATCACCCTGATTGGCATCACGCTACCGACTGCTATTGGGATAGTTCTGTTAAAATCACAACGCATTTCGGCCTACATGGATAAGCGAAGGTAG
- the ggt gene encoding gamma-glutamyltransferase: MRLATFIFLVCVSFSHAQERVVPKAGQAGRSVTYAPHGIVATSHPLAAEIGLDILKQGGNAMDAAIACNAAMGLMEPMSNGLGGDLYAIVWEAKTQKLYGLNASGRAPLKATREFFASKGLKAIPESGPLSWNVPGCVDGWFTLHGKFGSVPMAKILQPSIDYAEKGYPVPEVIGRYYQASRRYARDEDFAKIYMPNGKLPATGTLFKNPALGRAFRLLAEKGRDGYYNGPIAESLIALSDRKGGLFQKADFEKTRASWVEPVSTNYRGYDVWEIPPPGQGIATLQMLNTLEKYDLKKMGPNSADYWHLLIESKKLAFADRAKYYTDPDFEKVPVKELISKEYAASRNKLISMDKAMTDVAAGDAKIGKADTIFLTVVDKDRNCVSLIQSNYMGFGSGLFCSDFGFSIQNRGTLFSLDPNHANKLEPGKRPFHTIIPALVTKNNKPVFCFGVMGGDMQPQGHVEVLVNIIDFGMNVQAAGESPRIEHVGSATPTGKPGDANGGTCQVEVGIPDEVVAELTRRGHKINRVKTNSGGYQGIWIDWENDILQGASESRKDGAAVGY; this comes from the coding sequence ATGCGATTAGCCACTTTCATTTTCTTGGTTTGCGTTTCTTTTTCACATGCTCAGGAACGAGTAGTTCCCAAAGCGGGGCAGGCCGGGCGTTCGGTCACCTACGCGCCCCACGGCATCGTGGCTACCAGTCATCCCCTGGCGGCAGAAATCGGTTTGGACATTCTCAAGCAGGGTGGAAATGCGATGGATGCCGCCATCGCCTGTAACGCGGCGATGGGTTTGATGGAACCGATGAGCAATGGCCTGGGAGGCGATCTGTACGCCATCGTCTGGGAAGCCAAAACTCAGAAGCTTTACGGCCTGAATGCCAGCGGGCGGGCTCCTCTGAAAGCCACTCGCGAATTCTTTGCTTCCAAGGGCCTTAAGGCCATACCCGAAAGTGGTCCGCTGAGTTGGAACGTTCCCGGTTGTGTCGATGGCTGGTTTACCCTGCACGGTAAGTTCGGTTCTGTACCGATGGCGAAGATCCTGCAGCCGAGCATCGATTACGCGGAAAAAGGCTACCCTGTTCCAGAGGTCATTGGACGATACTATCAAGCGAGCCGACGGTACGCCCGCGATGAAGATTTTGCCAAGATCTATATGCCCAACGGCAAGTTACCCGCTACCGGGACTTTGTTCAAAAATCCGGCTCTGGGCCGCGCGTTTCGATTACTGGCGGAGAAGGGTCGGGACGGCTATTACAACGGACCGATTGCCGAAAGTTTGATTGCCTTGTCGGATCGCAAAGGGGGCCTGTTTCAGAAGGCCGACTTCGAGAAGACTCGTGCCAGCTGGGTGGAACCCGTTTCCACCAATTATCGAGGCTACGATGTGTGGGAAATTCCCCCGCCGGGCCAGGGGATTGCCACGTTGCAGATGTTGAACACCCTGGAAAAGTACGATTTGAAGAAAATGGGGCCTAACTCGGCCGATTACTGGCATCTGTTGATCGAATCCAAGAAACTGGCGTTCGCGGATCGGGCCAAATATTACACCGACCCGGACTTTGAAAAAGTGCCCGTGAAAGAGTTGATCTCGAAGGAGTATGCGGCCAGTCGCAACAAGCTGATCTCGATGGATAAAGCGATGACTGATGTGGCCGCCGGAGATGCCAAGATTGGCAAAGCCGACACCATTTTTCTGACCGTGGTCGATAAAGATCGTAACTGTGTTTCATTGATTCAAAGCAATTACATGGGCTTCGGCTCCGGCTTATTCTGCTCCGATTTTGGTTTCTCCATTCAGAATCGCGGAACGCTGTTCTCGCTCGATCCGAATCATGCCAATAAACTGGAACCGGGCAAGCGACCCTTCCATACGATCATTCCCGCCCTGGTAACCAAAAACAACAAGCCTGTATTTTGCTTCGGGGTCATGGGCGGTGATATGCAACCGCAGGGTCATGTGGAAGTGCTGGTGAATATCATCGATTTCGGGATGAATGTCCAAGCCGCGGGTGAGTCACCCCGTATCGAACATGTTGGGTCAGCCACTCCTACGGGCAAACCGGGGGACGCGAATGGAGGAACCTGCCAGGTGGAAGTGGGGATACCGGATGAGGTAGTTGCCGAACTGACCCGGCGCGGCCACAAAATCAATCGAGTGAAAACGAATAGTGGAGGTTATCAGGGCATTTGGATCGACTGGGAGAACGACATTCTCCAAGGCGCTTCAGAATCCCGCAAAGATGGAGCGGCTGTAGGGTACTAA
- a CDS encoding 3-oxoacyl-ACP synthase III family protein — protein MDSEKKPTHRPRCRQLMGVRVISTGSYVPSTVLDNNHLHAMLGFDSDWIVKRTGILERRHAAPHEATSDLCIEAANRCLKKAGVEAKDIDLLVLGTFTPDMSFPSTASIIQDRLGLVCPAIEVEAACAGFMYALITAASYIVSGASDMALVIGGDTNSRILNPNDIKTFPLFGDGAGAVLLTRGRPDQGILSYSMGSDGAGGMLLCRESGGSRMPPKPEHLVEGKHFMYMDGRAVFRWAVDILCDTIQDVLNYSNLQPNDVDLYIPHQANIRIINASIDVLKIPRSKVFNNLDKYGNTSAGSIPLALDEAFTEGRVKDGNLIVMSGFGAGLVWGTALMRW, from the coding sequence ATGGACTCTGAAAAGAAACCGACACACCGCCCCCGCTGCCGTCAACTGATGGGGGTTCGGGTTATCTCGACGGGCAGTTACGTGCCTTCAACGGTTCTCGACAACAATCATCTGCACGCCATGCTCGGTTTCGATTCCGACTGGATCGTCAAGCGGACCGGCATTCTGGAGCGTCGGCACGCCGCCCCCCACGAAGCGACCAGCGATTTATGCATCGAAGCGGCCAACCGGTGTTTGAAAAAGGCCGGCGTGGAAGCTAAGGACATCGATCTGCTGGTTCTGGGAACATTTACCCCGGATATGTCTTTTCCTTCAACCGCATCGATTATTCAGGATCGATTGGGACTGGTTTGCCCCGCCATCGAAGTGGAAGCGGCCTGCGCCGGATTCATGTACGCCCTAATCACCGCAGCCAGTTATATCGTCTCCGGGGCCAGCGATATGGCTCTGGTGATCGGCGGCGATACCAACTCGCGAATTCTCAACCCCAACGACATCAAGACTTTTCCACTATTCGGCGATGGTGCAGGGGCCGTGCTGCTTACCCGTGGTCGACCCGATCAGGGGATTTTGAGCTATAGCATGGGCTCCGATGGAGCGGGCGGAATGCTGCTGTGCCGGGAATCCGGGGGCAGCCGAATGCCTCCTAAGCCTGAGCATCTTGTGGAGGGAAAGCACTTTATGTACATGGATGGTCGGGCGGTTTTTCGCTGGGCCGTGGACATCCTGTGCGACACAATTCAGGATGTGCTGAACTACAGCAATTTGCAGCCTAACGACGTCGATCTGTACATTCCTCACCAGGCCAACATTCGCATAATCAATGCCTCGATCGACGTTCTGAAGATTCCCCGTTCGAAAGTTTTCAACAATCTCGATAAGTACGGGAACACTTCCGCCGGTTCAATTCCCCTGGCCTTGGACGAAGCCTTTACCGAGGGGCGGGTGAAAGACGGAAATCTCATCGTGATGAGCGGATTTGGGGCGGGGTTGGTCTGGGGCACAGCCCTGATGCGCTGGTGA
- a CDS encoding Tm-1-like ATP-binding domain-containing protein: MGTKTVLLIGTLDTKGAEIEYLRDLLSSQSLQVAIMDCGVLGESAKFAKITSQEIFAAAGTTLDLVRRRNDRGEAIDLAARGAVKVATGLASRGQIQGVLGIGGSAGSTIASAVMRALPYGLPKILVSTLASGQVGHYVGVRDICMMYSVVDFCGLNRFSRTILANAAHAMAGMLNSELPQAHTDRAMIASSMFGVTTPCVEQARNHFDSENFETLVFHATGSGGRTMEAMIRDRLFAGVLDITTTELADELVGGVLSAGKDRLTAAAIEGIPQVISVGALDMVNFGPMESVPEKFSKRKFYHHNASVTLMRTNPEENDRLGKEIAEKACASRGPTVIMLPLRGVSAIDKRDGPFWWPEADEALFQSIRNWVYSDVPVIELDLHINDPAFGDEAAKTLLRLMRKK, from the coding sequence ATGGGGACTAAAACGGTCCTGTTAATAGGCACTCTGGATACAAAAGGCGCGGAGATCGAATATCTCCGAGATCTCCTGTCTTCCCAGTCGTTACAAGTCGCCATCATGGACTGTGGCGTGCTGGGAGAATCCGCAAAATTCGCAAAAATTACGAGTCAGGAAATCTTCGCCGCCGCCGGTACAACTCTCGATTTGGTCCGTCGTCGGAATGATCGAGGGGAAGCGATTGATCTGGCCGCACGCGGGGCCGTGAAAGTGGCGACGGGGTTGGCCAGCCGAGGTCAGATTCAGGGTGTCCTCGGTATTGGAGGCTCCGCCGGCTCCACGATTGCGTCGGCGGTCATGCGGGCCTTGCCGTACGGTCTACCCAAGATACTGGTTTCGACACTCGCCAGTGGACAGGTGGGCCATTACGTCGGTGTGCGCGATATCTGCATGATGTATTCCGTGGTCGATTTCTGCGGTCTCAATCGCTTCAGTCGAACGATCCTGGCTAACGCCGCTCACGCCATGGCCGGAATGCTCAATTCGGAGCTGCCTCAGGCTCATACCGACCGTGCGATGATTGCCTCAAGTATGTTCGGTGTTACCACCCCGTGCGTCGAGCAGGCGCGGAACCATTTCGATTCGGAGAATTTTGAAACGCTGGTTTTCCATGCCACAGGTTCCGGTGGCCGGACCATGGAAGCGATGATTCGCGATCGCCTCTTCGCGGGAGTACTCGACATCACTACTACCGAATTGGCCGATGAATTGGTCGGTGGGGTGCTATCGGCGGGAAAAGATCGGCTCACGGCAGCTGCCATTGAGGGCATCCCACAGGTGATTTCGGTCGGGGCTCTGGATATGGTGAATTTCGGTCCGATGGAATCGGTGCCGGAGAAATTTTCCAAGCGAAAATTTTATCACCATAACGCTTCGGTAACTCTGATGCGGACAAATCCCGAAGAAAATGACCGGTTGGGTAAAGAAATCGCAGAAAAAGCCTGTGCTTCACGCGGCCCGACCGTCATTATGCTTCCGTTGCGCGGCGTCTCGGCTATTGACAAGAGAGACGGCCCATTCTGGTGGCCCGAGGCCGATGAAGCCTTGTTCCAGAGTATTCGGAACTGGGTCTATTCCGACGTGCCGGTAATCGAACTCGATCTGCATATCAACGACCCCGCGTTTGGAGACGAAGCGGCGAAAACTCTACTGCGATTGATGCGCAAAAAGTAA
- a CDS encoding RNA polymerase sigma factor, with the protein MMSWLTPTVNINALVDAHYDSLYRFAYRLCGSAADAEDITQDTFCKAQQNLSQLVDVAKVRTWLFRILRNEYLQRVRSQARKNVQTLDNLGEIPSAELKQNLEFTSEELQKALDELPEIYRTPVVLYFFEEFSYREISEQLEVPIGTVMSRLSRAKCFLKNRLEGDDTQKVMPPKAD; encoded by the coding sequence ATGATGAGTTGGTTAACACCTACGGTCAACATTAACGCCCTGGTTGATGCTCATTACGATTCCCTGTACCGATTCGCTTATCGACTATGTGGGAGTGCTGCCGACGCCGAGGATATTACTCAGGACACTTTCTGTAAGGCCCAACAGAACTTGAGCCAGTTGGTGGATGTCGCCAAAGTGCGCACCTGGCTGTTTCGAATTCTCCGCAACGAATATTTGCAAAGAGTTCGCAGCCAAGCCCGTAAGAATGTGCAAACGCTCGACAATCTCGGCGAGATTCCCAGCGCGGAGTTGAAGCAAAATCTGGAATTCACGTCGGAAGAGTTGCAGAAGGCACTCGACGAATTACCGGAAATTTACCGAACTCCGGTTGTGCTATACTTTTTCGAGGAGTTCAGCTATCGGGAAATTTCCGAGCAGTTGGAAGTTCCCATCGGCACGGTCATGTCCCGGCTGTCCCGAGCCAAATGCTTTTTGAAAAACAGACTTGAAGGGGACGACACTCAAAAAGTGATGCCTCCGAAAGCGGATTAA
- the rplU gene encoding 50S ribosomal protein L21, which yields MYAVFEDGSRQYRVSEGDVVRIDYREAEIGSTVELNSVVLAGQGASIKIGQPYLAGAKVVAEVLGEHSDKLQIQHFRRRKNYRRLRGHTQTHLDVKIKSIVV from the coding sequence ATGTACGCTGTGTTTGAAGATGGCTCTCGTCAGTACCGAGTCAGCGAAGGCGATGTCGTTCGAATCGATTATCGGGAAGCGGAAATTGGTTCCACGGTCGAACTGAATAGCGTAGTGCTCGCCGGGCAAGGCGCCAGCATCAAAATCGGCCAACCTTATCTGGCCGGGGCCAAGGTCGTCGCCGAAGTCTTGGGCGAACATTCGGACAAGCTTCAGATTCAGCATTTCCGACGCCGCAAAAACTATCGCCGTTTGCGTGGTCACACCCAAACACATCTCGATGTGAAGATCAAGAGCATCGTGGTCTGA
- a CDS encoding AI-2E family transporter → MSYPLDEIGEPPAEKSDNLKTLWTIALWVVILSGLWYLLNALESVLKPFFLAVLLGYVILPVYGKLRKLTGRIPAMILMVVGSLVLLILLGTVFSASILDLKQEMSNLFGVLETKWKNLIHSLAEDSNTAKYLKHFFEEDGDGTLFLKSQINQLASVTASMISSGLIVGLYLTFMLLEAGRFPKRLERAFPGALQDQIAGTIRSINKAMSDYFGGKVLSSAVLAAPIWLVLMFFNVKLATFFALVNFLGNFIPYIGTGVGCGLPIIFALLTLEGSWQPWAVAGCLICIHLVCALFVEPMILGKAVGMSPLLLLLALAFWGTCWGFMGMLLAVPLTAMLLIILRNISATRSLGMLLSDE, encoded by the coding sequence ATGAGCTATCCCCTGGACGAAATTGGCGAGCCCCCGGCCGAGAAGAGCGATAATCTCAAAACGCTCTGGACTATTGCATTGTGGGTAGTGATTTTGTCCGGGCTCTGGTACCTTTTGAATGCCTTGGAATCGGTACTTAAACCCTTTTTTCTTGCAGTTCTACTCGGATATGTCATCCTGCCCGTATACGGCAAATTGCGAAAGCTTACCGGTCGCATCCCGGCGATGATTCTAATGGTTGTCGGCAGTTTAGTTCTGCTGATCTTGCTCGGAACGGTATTTTCAGCAAGCATTCTCGATTTGAAACAGGAAATGTCCAATTTGTTCGGCGTCCTGGAGACCAAATGGAAAAATCTCATACACTCGCTGGCCGAGGACTCCAATACCGCCAAGTACCTGAAGCATTTCTTTGAAGAAGATGGCGATGGCACCCTCTTCCTGAAAAGCCAAATCAATCAATTAGCATCCGTGACTGCCAGTATGATTTCGAGCGGCTTGATCGTCGGCCTGTATCTCACTTTCATGCTGCTGGAAGCCGGTCGCTTTCCCAAACGCCTGGAACGCGCATTTCCAGGCGCCCTCCAGGACCAGATTGCCGGGACAATTCGTTCGATCAACAAAGCGATGTCGGATTATTTCGGGGGTAAAGTGCTTTCCAGTGCTGTGCTGGCGGCGCCCATCTGGCTGGTCCTGATGTTCTTCAACGTGAAATTGGCGACGTTTTTCGCGCTAGTGAATTTTCTGGGTAATTTTATCCCGTATATCGGCACCGGAGTCGGCTGCGGCCTGCCGATCATCTTTGCACTATTAACACTCGAGGGGAGTTGGCAGCCGTGGGCCGTGGCAGGTTGCTTAATCTGCATCCATCTGGTCTGTGCTTTGTTTGTAGAGCCAATGATTCTCGGTAAAGCCGTGGGCATGAGCCCGCTACTGCTTCTTCTGGCACTGGCTTTCTGGGGAACTTGCTGGGGCTTTATGGGTATGTTGCTGGCAGTACCTCTGACGGCCATGCTCCTAATCATCCTTCGAAATATTTCCGCAACTCGATCTTTAGGGATGCTACTTTCGGACGAATGA
- a CDS encoding phosphoenolpyruvate hydrolase family protein, whose protein sequence is MSIRQQCLERLHAQIRAGKPIIGGGAGTGITAKCAEQGGIDLLIIYNSGRYRMAGRGSLSGMMPYGDANQIVLDMAREVLPVARKTPVLAGVCGTDPFRIMEYFLRDIKSAGFSGVQNFPTVGLIDGLFRQNLEETDMGYDKEVEMIRIARQMDLLTCPYIFNEREAEEMTRAGADVLIPHMGLTTKGSIGAKTAMTLDEAADRIQKMEASARAINPEILVLCHGGPISEPEDAAYILQKCPRIVGFFGASSIERLPTERAIQGCVEEFKKLKLA, encoded by the coding sequence ATGTCGATACGTCAACAATGTTTAGAGCGTCTGCACGCTCAAATCCGCGCGGGTAAACCGATCATCGGCGGCGGGGCCGGTACGGGTATTACCGCTAAGTGCGCCGAACAGGGCGGCATCGATTTACTGATTATTTACAACTCGGGTCGCTACCGCATGGCCGGTCGGGGCAGCCTGAGCGGCATGATGCCCTATGGCGATGCCAATCAGATCGTCTTGGACATGGCCCGGGAAGTCCTGCCGGTGGCTCGGAAAACCCCGGTGCTGGCCGGGGTGTGCGGCACCGATCCCTTCCGGATCATGGAGTATTTCCTAAGGGATATTAAGTCGGCCGGTTTTAGCGGCGTACAGAACTTCCCGACCGTTGGTCTGATTGATGGTCTGTTTCGGCAGAACCTCGAAGAGACCGACATGGGTTACGACAAAGAAGTGGAAATGATCCGTATCGCCCGGCAAATGGACCTCCTTACTTGTCCTTACATTTTCAATGAACGAGAAGCTGAGGAAATGACTCGAGCCGGTGCCGATGTGTTGATACCACACATGGGTCTGACCACTAAAGGCTCGATTGGTGCCAAAACCGCGATGACACTGGATGAAGCGGCGGACCGGATCCAGAAAATGGAAGCCTCGGCCCGGGCGATTAATCCTGAGATTCTCGTCTTATGTCACGGTGGGCCGATTTCGGAACCGGAAGATGCCGCTTACATTTTGCAGAAGTGCCCGCGTATCGTGGGCTTCTTCGGTGCCTCCAGTATCGAGCGGCTTCCGACGGAACGGGCCATCCAAGGCTGCGTGGAAGAGTTCAAAAAGCTGAAGCTGGCATGA